In Rhodamnia argentea isolate NSW1041297 chromosome 4, ASM2092103v1, whole genome shotgun sequence, the following proteins share a genomic window:
- the LOC125314918 gene encoding aspartyl protease family protein At5g10770-like, which produces MASLSLSFLVEILRYASLLCLLCLDDMACVVHGAQEITLPVTSLFPSPICKASTSNANSTLKLVHKNSPCSPLFNGEPVNHTQLLLEDIARVKWIRSKISGASAANSLKDSAVSITAKYGAGGTSYLVTIGLGTPKKDLTLLFDTGSALTWTQCEPCAVSCYSQAEPIFDPSQSSSYANISCSAPSCTQLPSGTARPSRCSGSTCVYATGYGDQESFTIGFFATETLTLSSTDAITGFEFGCGQNNGGRFKGFAGLFGLARDRISFVEQSATKYGRYFSYCLPPSTSSTGYLTFGMGSMTSASASFTPISMVSQSSLFYGIDITGISVGGKPLSIPSTVFSNVGSVIDSGTTVTQLPPTAYSALRSAFRQAMSNYKMSAPASGFDTCYDLSGSTMVTVPVITFSFRGPIDVQLDTSGVLVPVTQSQMCLAFSSTGDETAPSIYGNIQQRSFEVVYDVPGGRIGFRPKGCS; this is translated from the exons atggcttcattgtctctctctttcctcgtCGAGATCTTGCGTTATGCCTCTCTCCTGTGTCTTTTGTGCCTCGACGATATGGCCTGTGTCGTTCATGGAGCTCAGGAGATCACCCTCCCAGTcacctctcttttcccttctcccATTTGCAAAGCTTCTACTTCCAAcg CGAACTCAACTTTGAAGTTGGTTCACAAGAACAGTCCATGCTCTCCCCTTTTCAATGGCGAACCCGTGAACCACACCCAACTTCTGCTTGAAGACATTGCGAGAGTGAAGTGGATTCGATCCAAAATCTCTGGAGCCAGTGCAGCTAACAGCTTGAAAGACTCGGCCGTCAGCATCACAGCCAAGTACGGTGCTGGTGGCACCAGCTATTTGGTGACTATAGGCCTCGGCACACCGAAGAAGGACTTGACCCTTTTGTTTGACACCGGAAGTGCGCTCACGTGGACCCAGTGCGAGCCATGTGCTGTGTCTTGCTATAGCCAAGCCGAGCCAATCTTCGACCCCTCTCAGTCCTCCTCCTACGCCAACATCTCTTGCTCTGCTCCATCTTGCACTCAGCTTCCTTCTGGCACTG CTCGACCATCTCGCTGCAGCGGTTCGACATGTGTTTACGCGACGGGGTATGGTGACCAAGAGTCCTTTACCATTGGCTTCTTTGCAACAGAGACACTGACCTTATCATCAACCGACGCGATCACCGGTTTCGAGTTTGGGTGCGGTCAGAACAACGGAGGGCGATTCAAGGGATTTGCAGGATTGTTCGGGCTTGCTCGAGACAGGATTTCATTCGTAGAACAAAGTGCGACCAAATATGGACGATATTTCTCATATTGCCTCCCACCATCGACGAGCTCCACGGGGTACTTAACCTTCGGCATGGGCAGTATGACATCCGCCTCGGCCAGCTTCACACCAATATCAATGGTCTCGCAGAGTTCACTCTTCTACGGCATTGACATAACAGGAATCAGTGTAGGAGGTAAACCGCTTTCTATACCATCAACCGTGTTCTCAAATGTTGGCTCTGTCATTGACTCGGGAACCACAGTCACGCAATTGCCCCCGACTGCGTACAGCGCCCTACGCTCAGCCTTCCGACAGGCAATGTCAAACTACAAGATGTCGGCTCCGGCTTCTGGCTTCGACACGTGCTATGACTTGAGCGGGTCCACCATGGTCACTGTCCCAGTTATCACATTCTCCTTCAGGGGACCCATTGACGTCCAGTTGGACACCAGCGGTGTGTTGGTTCCTGTAACTCAATCGCAAATGTGCCTAGCATTTTCATCGACCGGCGACGAGACTGCTCCCAGCATCTACGGGAACATACAACAAAGGTCATTTGAGGTGGTGTACGACGTACCTGGAGGGCGGATTGGTTTCCGCCCAAAAGGTTGTTCCTAA
- the LOC125314719 gene encoding aspartyl protease family protein At5g10770-like: MASWSLYFLVEILRCASLLCLLCLDDMACVVYGAQEITLPVTSLFPSPICKASTSNANSTLKLVHKNSPCSPLFNGEPVNHTQLLLEDIARVKWIRSKISGASAANSLKDSAVSITAKYGAGGGSYLATIGLGTPKKDLTLLFDTGSALTWTQCEPCAVSCYSQAEPIFDPSQSSSYANISCSAPSCTQLPSGTARPSRCSGSTCVYATGYGDQESFTVGFFATETLTLSSTDAITSFEFGCGQNNGGRFKGFAGLFGLARDWISFLEQSATKYGRYFSYCLPPSTSSTGYLTFGMGSMTSASASFTPISMVSQSSLFYGIDITGISVGGKPLSIPSTVFSNVGSVIDSGTTVTQLPPTAYSALRSAFRQAMSNYRMSAPASPFDTCYDLSGSTMVTVPVITFSFRGPIDVQLDPSGVLFPVTQSQMCLAFSSTGDETAFGIYGNIQQRSFEVVYDVPGGRIGFRAKGCS, encoded by the exons atggCTTCATGGTCTCTCTATTTCCTCGTCGAGATCTTGCGTTGTGCCTCTCTCCTCTGTCTTTTGTGCCTTGACGATATGGCCTGTGTCGTTTATGGAGCTCAGGAGATCACCCTCCCAGTcacctctcttttcccttctcccATTTGCAAAGCTTCTACTTCCAAcg CGAACTCAACTTTGAAGTTGGTTCACAAGAACAGTCCATGCTCTCCCCTTTTCAATGGCGAACCCGTGAACCACACCCAACTTTTGCTTGAAGACATTGCGAGAGTGAAGTGGATTCGATCCAAAATCTCTGGAGCCAGTGCAGCTAACAGCTTGAAAGACTCGGCCGTCAGCATCACGGCCAAGTACGGTGCTGGCGGCGGCAGCTATTTGGCGACGATAGGCCTCGGCACACCAAAGAAGGACTTGACCCTTTTATTTGACACCGGAAGTGCCCTCACGTGGACCCAGTGCGAGCCATGTGCTGTGTCTTGCTATAGCCAAGCCGAGCCAATCTTCGACCCCTCTCAGTCCTCCTCCTACGCCAACATCTCTTGCTCTGCTCCATCTTGCACTCAGCTTCCTTCTGGCACTG CTCGACCATCTCGCTGCAGCGGTTCGACATGTGTTTACGCGACAGGGTATGGTGACCAAGAGTCCTTTACCGTTGGCTTCTTTGCAACAGAGACACTGACCTTATCATCAACCGACGCGATCACCAGTTTCGAGTTTGGGTGCGGTCAGAACAACGGAGGGCGATTCAAGGGATTTGCAGGATTGTTCGGGCTTGCTCGAGACTGGATTTCATTCTTAGAACAAAGTGCCACCAAATACGGACGATATTTCTCATATTGCCTCCCTCCATCGACGAGCTCCACGGGGTACTTAACCTTCGGCATGGGCAGTATGACATCCGCCTCAGCCAGCTTCACACCAATATCAATGGTCTCGCAGAGTTCACTCTTCTACGGCATTGACATAACAGGAATCAGTGTTGGAGGTAAACCGCTTTCTATACCATCAACCGTGTTCTCAAATGTCGGCTCTGTCATTGACTCGGGAACCACAGTCACGCAATTGCCCCCGACTGCGTACAGCGCCCTGCGCTCAGCCTTCCGACAGGCAATGTCAAACTACCGGATGTCGGCTCCGGCTTCTCCCTTCGACACTTGCTATGACTTGAGCGGGTCCACCATGGTCACTGTCCCAGTGATCACATTCTCCTTCAGGGGACCCATTGACGTCCAGTTGGATCCTAGCGGTGTGTTGTTTCCCGTAACTCAATCGCAAATGTGCCTAGCATTTTCATCGACCGGCGACGAGACTGCTTTCGGCATCTACGGGAACATACAACAAAGGTCATTTGAGGTGGTGTACGACGTACCTGGAGGGCGGATTGGTTTCCGCGCAAAAGGTTGTTCCTAA